The sequence ATTCTACACCACATCAATTCTATTTTATAATAGAAGCAATACAATTAAACTACATAAGAATAATTCTTCCATCCAGTTCGTAATACCGCCCCCCATTAAAAAAAGAAATTTAAGTTGGATTAGATTGTTGGTATTTTGCCTGTTGCGTTCTCTGCAACTTCTCCTAATTTGTTTACAGTTGCATTTGCCTGTGTTCCTGCGTTTTGCATACTTTCTTTAACTCTTGTTGTGTAGTAGTATGCTACTATAGCAGCGACTGCAACTGCTGCTGCAACTAAGATCCCGATCTCCATTGAAACTTGCCCCCTCTTGGACATCAATTTTTCTACTAATTTCATTTACATCACCTTTAGATTTTTTGTTTTATAATGGTATAGCCTCTAACCCAACCTACACGCCTAACCCGTTTAACTACCCCTTACCAACCCCAATTTCAATTAATAATATTATGTTTTAAAAATATATGTCTTTCCATTACTTTGTATCGCAAAATTACTTTGTATCACAAAGTATTTTTCAGTATGTCATTTGTAGAGCATTTATTGGTTTTAATATTGTAGTGTTGTGGGAAATG is a genomic window of Methanotorris formicicus Mc-S-70 containing:
- a CDS encoding class III signal peptide-containing protein, coding for MKLVEKLMSKRGQVSMEIGILVAAAVAVAAIVAYYYTTRVKESMQNAGTQANATVNKLGEVAENATGKIPTI